In the Caballeronia sp. LZ062 genome, one interval contains:
- the kdsD gene encoding arabinose 5-phosphate isomerase KdsD, with product MIAKINGDRALTLARSVIETEADAVRGLSDLLDDNFTNAVEALLGCRGRVVVSGIGKSGHVARKFAATLASTGTPAFFVHPAEASHGDLGMVTADDIFIALSNSGETEELVAILPLIKRLGAKLIAITGRPESSLAQLADMHLNARVEKEACPMNLAPTASTTAAMALGDALAVAVLDARDFGPDDFARSHPGGALGRRLLTYVRDVMRVGDEVPVVPLDATISDALFQITDKRMGMTAVINGNRHVEGIFTDGDLRRILQRDGDFRSLKLADVMTRNPRTIGPDHLAVEAVELMERHRINQMLVVDADATLIGALNMHDLFSKKVI from the coding sequence ATGATAGCGAAAATCAATGGCGACCGGGCACTGACGCTGGCTCGCAGCGTAATCGAGACCGAAGCGGACGCGGTTCGCGGTCTCTCGGACCTTCTCGACGACAACTTCACCAACGCAGTCGAAGCACTGCTCGGCTGTCGCGGCCGCGTGGTCGTGTCGGGTATCGGCAAGTCGGGACACGTCGCGCGCAAGTTCGCCGCCACGCTCGCTTCCACCGGCACGCCCGCGTTTTTCGTGCATCCTGCCGAAGCGAGCCACGGCGATCTCGGCATGGTCACCGCCGACGACATCTTCATCGCGCTATCGAACTCCGGCGAGACCGAAGAACTCGTCGCCATTCTGCCGCTCATCAAGCGCCTCGGCGCGAAACTCATCGCCATTACGGGTCGTCCGGAGTCGAGCCTCGCGCAACTCGCGGACATGCACCTGAACGCACGCGTCGAGAAGGAAGCCTGCCCGATGAACCTCGCGCCGACCGCCAGCACGACAGCCGCGATGGCGCTCGGCGACGCGCTCGCCGTCGCAGTGCTCGACGCACGCGACTTCGGCCCCGACGACTTCGCACGCTCGCATCCCGGCGGCGCGCTCGGCCGGCGCTTGCTGACCTACGTGCGCGACGTGATGCGCGTGGGCGACGAAGTTCCCGTCGTGCCGCTCGATGCAACCATCTCCGACGCGCTCTTCCAGATCACCGACAAGCGCATGGGCATGACGGCGGTGATCAACGGCAATCGTCATGTGGAAGGCATCTTCACCGACGGCGACCTGCGCCGCATCCTTCAGCGCGACGGCGACTTTCGCTCGCTCAAGCTCGCGGACGTCATGACGCGCAATCCGCGCACCATCGGTCCGGATCATCTCGCGGTCGAAGCCGTGGAACTGATGGAGCGCCATCGCATCAATCAGATGCTGGTCGTCGACGCCGACGCGACGCTGATCGGCGCTCTGAACATGCACGACCTCTTCTCCAAGAAGGTAATCTGA
- a CDS encoding DUF4743 domain-containing protein, producing MTLPCLVAARRFDAAAHAPFFIGDERVGWIRKTDVALLARWPETFVIGDDAVRLNPSLDDIEKRSAALATVIAALHADGKIPGWRDETYAIRNHFDAPPLAFIERAASRFFGTITYAVHVNGIVKYRDNAPLLWIARRSHTKSTDPGMLDNVVAGGIGWGYGLMPTLAKECWEEAGMPEDLAMTATPGGTFHVLQSAPEGTQAEQIFVYDIALPPDFTPRNQDGEVAEHREASIDEVARWIEEGEMTVDASLATLDCLLRHRWIDEDACQGIEALYAPPPV from the coding sequence ATGACTTTGCCTTGCCTCGTCGCCGCCCGCCGTTTCGACGCCGCCGCGCACGCGCCGTTCTTCATCGGCGATGAACGCGTCGGCTGGATTCGCAAGACCGATGTCGCCTTGCTCGCGCGCTGGCCCGAAACGTTCGTGATTGGCGACGACGCCGTGCGTCTGAACCCGTCGCTCGACGATATCGAGAAGCGCAGCGCGGCGCTCGCCACGGTCATCGCCGCACTGCACGCCGACGGCAAGATCCCCGGCTGGCGCGACGAAACCTACGCGATCCGCAATCACTTCGACGCCCCGCCGCTCGCGTTCATCGAGCGCGCGGCCTCGCGCTTCTTTGGCACGATCACCTACGCGGTGCACGTGAACGGCATCGTAAAATATCGAGATAACGCGCCGCTGCTATGGATCGCGCGCCGCAGCCACACCAAGTCGACCGATCCCGGCATGCTGGACAACGTGGTGGCGGGCGGCATCGGCTGGGGCTACGGGCTCATGCCGACGCTCGCGAAAGAATGCTGGGAAGAAGCGGGAATGCCCGAAGACTTGGCCATGACCGCGACGCCCGGCGGCACGTTCCATGTCCTGCAGTCGGCGCCGGAAGGCACGCAGGCGGAACAGATCTTCGTGTACGACATCGCCTTGCCGCCGGACTTCACGCCGCGCAATCAGGACGGCGAAGTCGCCGAACATCGGGAGGCGAGCATCGACGAAGTCGCGCGCTGGATCGAGGAGGGCGAGATGACCGTCGATGCGAGCCTCGCCACACTCGATTGTCTGCTGCGCCATCGCTGGATCGACGAAGACGCCTGTCAGGGCATCGAAGCGCTCTACGCGCCGCCGCCCGTTTGA
- a CDS encoding cation:proton antiporter: protein MTSPLEMTLLLLLCSVAGVVVFRFFNLPPMLGYLAVGIIVGPHAAGIAPDTERAQHLAEFGVVFLMFSIGLEFSLAKLRSMRRIVFGLGASQVGATIVFALVVGWIAHFWTAISWQASFALGGALSMSSTAIVSKLLAERLELESEHGRNIFGVLLFQDLAVVPLLIIIAAFANGNSSQLVMWLGIAAVKIVVALTVLLFLGQKFMTRWFDLVARRRSQELFMLNLLLVTLGAAFITDKFGLSLALGAFIAGMLIAETPYRHQVEEDIKPFRDVLLGVFFVTTGMLLNPRVIWEHPFLVLAFFVVPILLKAVMIAGLARLFGSPPGVAMRTGLGLAQAGEFGFVLLNLILDSHLVDATILQALLSAMLLSMLAAPFIIQNADRIVLRLSSTEWMLQSLQMTKIATQSLKQSGHVIICGYGRAGQNLARMLEQEGISYVALDLDPDRVAAAAAAGESVVFGDAGRRESLVAAGLNRAATVAITYANTPSAMRVLHNIHELAPTLPVIVRTVDDADLEKLTAAGATEVIPEIVEGSLMLASHTLVLMGVPMRRVVRRVEEMRDARYSLLRGYFHGADDLDDDDGHEQVRLQSVPIDEHSEAVGHSLDDLGLVGNGVEVTAIRRHGIRGVQPDPETRLRANDIVVLRGLPEVLAQAEERLSRNRRAA from the coding sequence ATGACTTCTCCGCTCGAAATGACGCTGTTGTTGCTGCTGTGTTCGGTGGCGGGCGTCGTTGTATTTCGCTTTTTCAACTTGCCGCCCATGCTCGGTTATCTGGCGGTCGGCATCATCGTGGGTCCGCACGCGGCCGGTATCGCACCGGATACCGAGCGCGCCCAGCACCTCGCCGAATTCGGCGTGGTGTTTCTGATGTTTTCCATCGGTCTCGAATTCTCGCTCGCGAAGCTGCGCTCGATGCGGCGCATCGTCTTCGGGCTCGGGGCGAGCCAGGTCGGCGCGACCATCGTGTTCGCGCTCGTCGTCGGCTGGATCGCGCACTTCTGGACCGCCATCTCGTGGCAGGCGAGCTTCGCGCTCGGCGGCGCGCTTTCCATGTCGTCCACGGCCATCGTCAGCAAGCTGCTCGCGGAGCGGCTCGAACTGGAATCGGAGCACGGACGCAACATCTTCGGCGTGCTGCTGTTTCAGGATCTCGCAGTGGTGCCGCTGCTCATCATCATCGCGGCGTTCGCGAACGGCAATTCGTCGCAACTCGTGATGTGGCTCGGCATCGCGGCGGTGAAGATCGTCGTCGCGCTGACGGTTTTGCTGTTCCTCGGCCAGAAGTTCATGACGCGCTGGTTCGATCTCGTCGCGCGGCGGCGTTCGCAAGAGCTTTTCATGCTGAACCTGTTGCTCGTGACGCTAGGCGCCGCGTTCATCACAGACAAATTCGGGCTGTCGCTCGCGCTCGGCGCGTTCATCGCGGGGATGCTGATCGCGGAAACGCCGTACCGGCATCAGGTGGAAGAGGACATCAAGCCGTTCCGCGATGTGCTGCTCGGCGTGTTCTTCGTGACGACGGGCATGCTGCTCAATCCGCGCGTGATCTGGGAGCACCCGTTTCTGGTGCTCGCGTTCTTCGTGGTGCCGATTCTGCTGAAAGCCGTGATGATCGCCGGGCTCGCGCGGCTCTTCGGCTCGCCGCCCGGCGTCGCCATGCGCACGGGGCTCGGCCTCGCGCAGGCGGGCGAATTCGGCTTCGTGCTCTTGAACCTGATTCTGGATTCGCATCTCGTCGATGCCACCATCCTCCAGGCGCTTCTTTCCGCGATGCTGCTCTCGATGCTCGCCGCGCCGTTCATCATTCAGAACGCGGACCGAATCGTGCTGCGGCTCTCTTCGACGGAATGGATGCTGCAATCGCTGCAAATGACGAAGATCGCGACGCAAAGTCTCAAGCAGAGCGGCCACGTCATTATTTGCGGATACGGCCGCGCCGGGCAAAACCTCGCGCGGATGCTGGAACAGGAAGGCATTTCGTACGTGGCGCTCGATCTTGACCCGGATCGCGTGGCGGCGGCCGCGGCGGCGGGCGAATCGGTTGTGTTCGGCGATGCCGGGCGGCGCGAATCGCTCGTCGCGGCGGGGCTGAACCGTGCGGCGACGGTCGCAATCACATACGCGAACACGCCGTCCGCCATGCGCGTGCTGCATAACATCCACGAACTCGCGCCGACTTTGCCCGTGATCGTGCGAACGGTCGACGACGCCGATCTCGAAAAGTTGACCGCCGCGGGCGCGACGGAAGTGATTCCGGAGATCGTCGAAGGCAGTCTGATGCTCGCCTCGCATACGCTCGTGCTGATGGGCGTGCCGATGCGCCGCGTCGTGCGGCGCGTCGAAGAAATGCGCGATGCGCGTTACAGCCTGTTGCGCGGCTATTTCCACGGCGCGGACGATCTCGACGACGACGATGGCCACGAGCAGGTGCGGCTACAATCCGTACCGATCGACGAACATTCGGAAGCGGTCGGGCATTCGCTCGACGATCTCGGACTCGTCGGCAACGGTGTCGAAGTGACCGCCATTCGCCGTCACGGCATCCGGGGCGTCCAGCCGGACCCCGAAACCAGGCTCCGCGCGAACGACATCGTCGTGTTGCGCGGCCTGCCCGAAGTGCTTGCGCAGGCCGAGGAACGGCTTTCGCGCAATCGCCGAGCAGCCTAA
- the purU gene encoding formyltetrahydrofolate deformylase, with the protein MSTEHSFILKLSCPDRPGIVHAVSGFLFDLGANILDSAQFGDSRTGEFFMRVHFQEVGGDPGLEALRKSFAPLADEFGMRWELHDALAKPRVVIMVSKIGHCLNDLLFRYRTGQLQIEIPAIVSNHKDFYQLAASYDIPFHHLPLNGGTAQAKAAQEARVMEIIDQHDTDLVVLARYMQILSPDMCDKLAGRAINIHHSFLPSFKGAKPYYQAFDRGVKLIGATAHYVTTDLDEGPIIEQEVERVDHSMTPDQLTAIGRDVECVTLARAVKWHVEHRIVLNGSKTVVFR; encoded by the coding sequence ATGTCGACCGAACATAGTTTTATCCTGAAGTTGTCGTGCCCGGACCGGCCGGGAATCGTGCATGCCGTCTCCGGCTTTTTGTTCGATCTCGGCGCGAACATCCTGGATTCGGCGCAGTTCGGCGACAGCCGCACCGGCGAGTTCTTCATGCGGGTGCACTTTCAGGAAGTGGGCGGCGATCCGGGCCTCGAAGCGCTGCGCAAGTCGTTCGCCCCGCTCGCCGACGAATTCGGCATGCGCTGGGAATTGCACGACGCATTGGCGAAACCGCGCGTCGTCATCATGGTGTCGAAGATCGGGCATTGTCTGAACGACCTGCTGTTCCGCTATCGCACGGGCCAATTGCAGATCGAGATTCCGGCGATCGTCTCGAATCACAAAGACTTTTATCAGCTTGCCGCGAGCTACGACATTCCGTTCCATCACCTGCCGCTCAACGGCGGCACCGCGCAGGCCAAGGCCGCGCAGGAAGCGCGCGTGATGGAGATCATCGACCAGCACGATACCGATCTCGTCGTGCTCGCGCGCTACATGCAGATTTTGTCGCCCGACATGTGCGACAAGCTCGCCGGCCGCGCGATCAACATCCACCATTCGTTCCTGCCGAGCTTCAAGGGCGCGAAGCCGTACTATCAGGCGTTCGACCGCGGCGTGAAGCTGATCGGCGCGACCGCGCACTACGTGACGACGGATCTGGACGAAGGCCCGATCATCGAGCAGGAAGTGGAGCGCGTGGACCACAGCATGACGCCGGATCAACTGACGGCGATCGGCCGCGACGTCGAATGCGTGACGCTCGCGCGAGCCGTGAAATGGCACGTGGAGCATCGGATCGTGCTGAACGGAAGCAAGACGGTGGTGTTCCGCTAG
- a CDS encoding LysE family translocator: MPHVLLFLATSVAITIAPGPDNLQVLARGISQGRLAGVVAALGFACGVIFHTTLAAVGIAALLRSSPLAFQAVKLAGAAYLVWIGIKALRSHGLASAHARPSQPLSTVFRQSVLGNMLNPKVTLFFIVFLPQFVDPHGAQSVMLQMFELGGMFMLQTVAVFSLFGIGAGMIGAWLKRRPRVGVWLDRLAGVTFIALGIRVALRD; this comes from the coding sequence ATGCCGCACGTGCTGTTGTTTCTGGCGACGTCGGTTGCAATCACCATCGCGCCGGGGCCGGACAATCTGCAAGTGCTCGCGCGCGGCATTTCGCAAGGCCGGCTGGCGGGCGTCGTCGCGGCGTTGGGCTTCGCGTGCGGCGTGATCTTTCATACGACGCTCGCTGCGGTGGGCATCGCGGCGCTCTTGCGCTCGTCGCCGCTCGCGTTTCAGGCGGTGAAGCTCGCGGGCGCGGCGTATCTCGTGTGGATCGGCATCAAGGCGCTGCGCAGCCACGGTCTCGCGTCCGCACACGCGCGCCCGAGTCAGCCGCTTTCGACTGTGTTTCGTCAGAGCGTGCTCGGCAACATGCTGAATCCGAAGGTGACGCTGTTCTTCATCGTGTTCTTGCCGCAATTCGTCGATCCGCACGGCGCGCAAAGCGTGATGCTGCAAATGTTCGAACTGGGCGGCATGTTCATGTTGCAGACCGTCGCGGTGTTCTCGCTCTTCGGCATCGGTGCGGGGATGATCGGCGCGTGGCTCAAGCGCCGTCCGCGCGTGGGCGTCTGGCTCGACCGGCTCGCGGGCGTGACGTTTATCGCGCTCGGTATTCGCGTGGCGCTGCGCGACTGA
- a CDS encoding adenine phosphoribosyltransferase, which yields MSTISSSASSALSDAARFIKERVRTVEDWPQAGVQFRDITPVLQDRRALRTLIDLFVQRYIDANLNVIAGMDARGFIIGPILAYELSLGFVPIRKKGKLPYKTLSQSYELEYGSATVEIHEDACQPGDRVVIVDDLVATGGTMMAGKILLERLGAEVVEAAAIIDLPDLGGSKLLRDGGLPLYTVCEFGGH from the coding sequence ATGTCCACCATTTCATCGAGCGCATCGTCTGCATTGTCAGATGCGGCGCGGTTCATCAAGGAGCGCGTGCGCACGGTCGAAGACTGGCCGCAAGCCGGCGTCCAGTTTCGCGACATCACGCCCGTTTTGCAGGACCGCCGCGCGCTGCGGACGCTCATCGACCTGTTCGTGCAGCGTTACATCGACGCGAACCTCAACGTGATCGCGGGCATGGATGCGCGCGGGTTCATCATCGGGCCGATTCTCGCGTATGAGCTGAGTCTCGGTTTCGTGCCCATTCGCAAGAAGGGCAAGCTGCCGTACAAGACGCTTTCGCAGTCATACGAACTCGAGTACGGCAGCGCGACGGTCGAGATTCACGAGGACGCCTGCCAGCCGGGCGATCGCGTGGTGATCGTCGACGATCTTGTCGCCACCGGCGGCACGATGATGGCCGGCAAGATTCTGCTCGAGCGGCTCGGCGCAGAAGTGGTCGAGGCGGCGGCGATCATCGACTTGCCCGACCTCGGCGGCTCCAAGCTGCTGCGCGACGGCGGTTTGCCGCTCTACACGGTCTGCGAGTTCGGAGGCCATTGA